The following are from one region of the Yoonia sp. R2331 genome:
- the clpS gene encoding ATP-dependent Clp protease adapter ClpS codes for MHADVKMMAADKDDDDGDIAVVLETKPKTKRPPLYKVLILNDDFTPMEFVVMVLERFFGMTHAQAFDLMLTVHKKGVAVVGVYSHEIAETKVAQVMDFAQRHQHPLQCTMEKE; via the coding sequence ATGCATGCTGATGTGAAAATGATGGCAGCGGACAAGGACGACGATGATGGTGATATCGCCGTCGTTCTGGAAACCAAGCCAAAGACAAAGCGCCCGCCGCTTTACAAGGTGCTGATCCTGAACGACGATTTCACGCCGATGGAATTTGTCGTCATGGTGCTGGAGCGGTTCTTTGGCATGACCCATGCACAGGCCTTTGATCTGATGCTCACCGTACACAAGAAAGGTGTCGCGGTGGTCGGGGTTTACAGCCACGAGATTGCGGAAACCAAAGTGGCGCAGGTGATGGATTTCGCCCAGCGACACCAGCACCCGCTGCAATGCACGATGGAGAAGGAATAG
- the hemF gene encoding oxygen-dependent coproporphyrinogen oxidase, giving the protein MTGGMEQEKAQAAAWFETLRDEIVAAFEALEDSQNSGPTAGLAAGRFEQTATTRTADDGSDAGGGLMSVMRGGRVFEKVGVNTSTVYGHLGEAAQKAMAARGVPGMADDPRFWASGISLVAHMQNPHAPAVHMNTRMFWTPHAWWFGGGSDLNPCIEYADDTAHFHATQQTHLDPHGVDFYPKLKAWADEYFYIPHRNRARGVGGIFMDDHCSGDWAKDFALTQDIGRAFLPAYVPLVEKRRMQAWDDADKDTQLVHRGLYAEYNLVYDRGTKFGLATGHDANAVLMSLPPLAKWV; this is encoded by the coding sequence ATGACAGGCGGAATGGAGCAGGAAAAGGCACAGGCGGCGGCGTGGTTTGAGACACTGCGCGACGAAATTGTCGCAGCCTTTGAAGCTTTGGAAGACAGCCAGAACAGCGGGCCGACGGCCGGATTGGCAGCGGGGCGGTTTGAACAGACGGCCACGACGCGCACAGCCGATGACGGATCTGACGCAGGTGGCGGGCTGATGAGCGTGATGCGCGGCGGCCGGGTGTTTGAAAAGGTGGGGGTGAATACCTCGACCGTTTATGGGCATTTGGGGGAGGCTGCGCAAAAAGCGATGGCCGCGCGCGGTGTGCCGGGCATGGCCGATGATCCGCGGTTCTGGGCGTCAGGTATTTCGCTGGTGGCGCATATGCAGAACCCGCATGCGCCTGCGGTGCATATGAATACCCGGATGTTCTGGACACCGCATGCCTGGTGGTTTGGTGGCGGGTCGGATTTGAACCCGTGCATCGAATATGCAGACGATACGGCCCATTTTCACGCCACGCAGCAAACCCATCTGGACCCGCATGGGGTGGATTTCTATCCCAAACTGAAAGCCTGGGCGGATGAGTATTTCTATATCCCGCATCGCAACCGGGCGCGTGGGGTGGGCGGTATCTTTATGGATGACCATTGTTCTGGGGACTGGGCCAAGGATTTTGCTCTGACGCAGGATATCGGGCGGGCGTTTTTGCCGGCTTATGTCCCGCTGGTTGAAAAACGGCGGATGCAGGCGTGGGATGACGCGGACAAGGATACGCAGCTTGTGCATCGCGGGCTTTATGCCGAATACAACCTTGTCTACGACCGGGGCACCAAGTTTGGTCTGGCCACGGGGCATGATGCCAATGCGGTGTTGATGAGCTTGCCACCCCTGGCCAAGTGGGTCTGA
- a CDS encoding cytochrome ubiquinol oxidase subunit I translates to MMETLLLSRIQFAANISFHILFPTITIALGWVLLYFRLRYNRSGEARWMEAYGFWVKVFALSFAMGVVSGITMSFQFGTNWPGFMEIVGNIAGPLLAYEVMTAFFLEAVFLGIMLFGFSRVPRWLHTTATALVAFGTTMSTFWIIVLNSWMHTPQGFEMIDGVAHATDWWAIIFNPSMPYRFFHMLLASFLTVSFLIAGVSAFRWLIGGRTGGVRTALTTALWAAALLIPVQIFVGDMHGLNTKEYQPAKIAAMEGVWETERGAPLLLFAWPDDEARENHFELGIPGLASLILTHEWDGEVKGLNEFVAEDGTPLHPRVAPVFWSFRVMVGTGVLMLLISWASVVMMLRKQRNGDGRRGVEGLPKLWLYGLVGMTFSGWLATLAGWYTTEIGRQPWLVQGVMTTKEAVADVPAPMVLSTLIAYLAVYAILLGAYITVIFYLARKASKGEPVMEPRRAPEAVAKSVPAE, encoded by the coding sequence ATGATGGAAACTCTGCTTCTTTCGCGGATTCAATTCGCGGCCAATATTTCGTTTCACATCCTCTTCCCGACGATCACCATCGCCCTGGGCTGGGTGCTTTTGTACTTCCGCCTGCGCTATAACCGCAGTGGAGAGGCGCGCTGGATGGAGGCTTATGGCTTTTGGGTCAAAGTCTTCGCGCTGTCCTTTGCGATGGGCGTGGTGTCCGGCATCACCATGTCGTTCCAGTTCGGCACCAACTGGCCCGGTTTTATGGAAATCGTGGGCAATATCGCGGGGCCCTTGCTGGCTTATGAGGTGATGACCGCCTTCTTCCTGGAGGCGGTGTTTCTGGGCATCATGCTATTTGGTTTTTCCCGTGTGCCGCGTTGGCTGCATACGACGGCCACGGCACTTGTCGCCTTTGGTACAACGATGTCCACTTTCTGGATCATCGTGCTGAATTCCTGGATGCACACGCCGCAAGGCTTTGAAATGATTGACGGTGTGGCGCATGCGACCGATTGGTGGGCGATCATCTTCAACCCCTCAATGCCATATCGGTTCTTTCACATGTTGCTGGCCAGCTTCCTGACCGTCAGCTTCCTGATCGCCGGTGTGTCCGCGTTCCGTTGGCTGATTGGTGGGCGCACAGGTGGCGTGCGCACAGCCTTGACGACAGCGCTTTGGGCCGCTGCGCTGCTGATCCCGGTGCAGATCTTTGTGGGTGATATGCACGGGCTGAACACAAAGGAATATCAGCCCGCCAAAATCGCCGCGATGGAGGGCGTCTGGGAAACCGAACGTGGTGCGCCACTGCTGCTGTTCGCATGGCCCGACGATGAAGCGCGCGAAAACCACTTTGAACTGGGCATTCCCGGCCTTGCGTCGCTGATCCTGACCCATGAATGGGATGGTGAAGTGAAGGGCCTGAACGAATTTGTGGCCGAGGATGGCACACCGCTGCATCCGCGTGTGGCACCCGTCTTCTGGTCGTTCCGGGTGATGGTCGGCACTGGCGTGCTGATGCTGCTAATCTCTTGGGCGTCGGTCGTGATGATGCTGCGCAAACAGCGCAACGGCGACGGGCGGCGCGGGGTCGAAGGGCTGCCGAAGCTTTGGCTTTACGGCCTTGTCGGCATGACGTTCTCGGGCTGGCTGGCGACGCTCGCCGGGTGGTATACAACCGAAATCGGCCGCCAACCGTGGCTGGTGCAAGGTGTCATGACCACGAAAGAGGCTGTCGCCGACGTGCCCGCACCGATGGTGCTGTCGACGCTGATCGCTTATCTGGCGGTCTATGCGATCCTGTTAGGCGCCTATATCACGGTGATCTTCTATCTGGCGCGCAAGGCATCCAAGGGTGAACCTGTCATGGAACCGCGCCGTGCGCCCGAAGCGGTCGCAAAAAGCGTCCCGGCGGAGTAA
- a CDS encoding FAD-binding oxidoreductase — protein MTENVMLDDLRALLGHDNVLTDNDRAKWLTDWTGGYTADPVAVLRPADTAQVAGVMKIASAHGCPVVPVSGNTGLTGGTSGQNMLMLSLDRLNRIETIDAAGRTATVGAGVILSALHDAADAYDLIFPLTFGARGSAMIGGVLATNAGGSNVLRYGNTRDLCLGLEVVTATGEVIDMMGRLHKDNSGLSLKHLMIGSEGTLGIITRAVMKLHPKPLAYATAMVAVPSLSDALDLLNRVQSETSGAVEAFELMPRNFIEGHLAVIPGARAPFDDSHDVNILLEVGAIAPRDATPDVNGAIPVQERLTMILGAMMEDGALLDAVVAQNDTQRAEMWARRESAAEIAFHKRPYVDTDVAVALTDVAAFLTRVAKRLAALDPGATDLFVAHLGDGNIHYTAYPSSDDPTLKDTIREMIEDVVVDLRGSFSAEHGVGKSKLGSMARRKDPASIAAMRAIKLALDPDNLLNPGKVFPAAP, from the coding sequence ATGACAGAGAATGTGATGCTTGATGACCTGCGCGCCCTGTTGGGACATGACAATGTGCTGACGGACAATGACCGCGCCAAATGGCTGACGGATTGGACCGGCGGGTATACCGCCGACCCTGTGGCCGTCCTGCGCCCTGCTGACACGGCCCAAGTCGCGGGCGTCATGAAAATCGCCAGCGCGCACGGCTGTCCGGTCGTGCCTGTTTCGGGCAATACCGGTCTGACCGGTGGCACCTCGGGGCAGAACATGCTGATGCTGTCTCTGGACCGCTTGAACCGGATCGAAACCATCGACGCCGCAGGCCGCACCGCCACAGTCGGCGCAGGCGTCATCCTGTCCGCGCTGCATGATGCCGCGGACGCCTATGATCTGATCTTTCCGCTGACCTTTGGCGCGCGTGGCTCTGCCATGATCGGCGGCGTACTGGCCACCAATGCCGGCGGGTCCAACGTGCTGCGCTATGGCAACACCCGTGACCTTTGCCTTGGTCTTGAAGTGGTCACTGCCACGGGCGAGGTCATCGACATGATGGGCCGCCTGCACAAGGACAACTCTGGCCTCAGCCTCAAGCACCTGATGATCGGATCAGAGGGGACGTTGGGCATCATCACCCGCGCGGTCATGAAACTGCACCCCAAGCCGCTGGCCTATGCCACGGCCATGGTCGCAGTGCCGTCACTATCTGACGCGCTTGACCTGTTGAACCGCGTGCAATCGGAAACCTCCGGCGCGGTCGAAGCGTTCGAGCTGATGCCTCGCAACTTTATCGAGGGGCACCTGGCCGTGATCCCCGGCGCCCGCGCGCCGTTTGACGACAGCCATGACGTCAACATCCTGCTCGAAGTGGGGGCCATAGCGCCACGTGACGCGACCCCAGACGTGAACGGTGCCATCCCTGTGCAAGAGCGGCTGACGATGATCTTGGGCGCGATGATGGAAGACGGCGCGCTGCTCGACGCCGTCGTCGCCCAAAACGACACCCAAAGGGCAGAGATGTGGGCACGTCGCGAATCCGCGGCAGAGATCGCCTTTCACAAACGCCCCTACGTCGACACAGACGTGGCCGTCGCCTTGACGGATGTGGCTGCTTTCCTGACCCGGGTCGCAAAACGTCTGGCCGCCCTTGACCCCGGCGCGACTGACCTTTTCGTGGCTCATCTGGGTGACGGCAATATCCACTATACGGCCTATCCCAGCAGCGACGATCCCACGTTGAAAGACACGATCCGCGAAATGATCGAAGACGTGGTGGTGGACCTGCGCGGTTCCTTCAGCGCCGAACATGGCGTGGGCAAATCCAAACTGGGTTCCATGGCCCGGCGCAAAGACCCCGCCTCTATCGCAGCGATGCGCGCAATCAAACTGGCCCTTGATCCAGACAACCTTTTGAACCCGGGCAAGGTGTTTCCAGCAGCGCCCTAA
- a CDS encoding SDR family NAD(P)-dependent oxidoreductase: MSFSIAGKTAIVTGAANGVGLAIGRHFLAGGANVMFADMDEETLQREMGDAASDEGQARIFAGDLRKKLTIANLLSATVDAFDRVDILVNAARQVMETDALNPDDSSMEELLQQNLMAALRLSQATARRMIKLAKDDEDGGPIGSIVNISSISARRAHPNLLAYSVSNAALDQMTRSLAVALAPNRIRVNAVAFGSVMSASLKGSLKEDDEMRDTIVENTPLHRIAGPSEVSDAVQYLASDAAGFVTGQIITVDGGRTLIDPADVSAH; the protein is encoded by the coding sequence ATGTCATTTTCGATTGCGGGCAAGACCGCCATTGTCACAGGGGCCGCCAACGGGGTGGGGCTGGCCATCGGGCGGCACTTTCTGGCCGGTGGAGCCAATGTCATGTTCGCTGACATGGACGAGGAAACCCTGCAACGTGAAATGGGGGACGCCGCATCGGACGAAGGGCAGGCGCGCATTTTTGCGGGCGATCTGCGCAAAAAGCTGACGATTGCCAATTTGCTGTCGGCCACCGTCGATGCCTTTGACCGGGTGGATATTCTGGTCAATGCCGCGCGTCAGGTGATGGAAACCGATGCGCTGAACCCCGATGACAGCAGCATGGAAGAGCTGTTGCAGCAAAACCTGATGGCAGCCCTGCGCTTAAGCCAGGCGACCGCGCGGCGGATGATCAAGCTTGCCAAGGACGACGAAGACGGCGGCCCTATTGGGTCGATCGTCAACATCAGCTCTATCTCGGCGCGCCGGGCGCATCCCAATCTGCTGGCGTATTCGGTCAGCAATGCGGCATTGGACCAGATGACACGGTCGCTTGCCGTGGCCCTGGCCCCCAATCGGATCAGGGTCAATGCCGTTGCATTCGGGTCGGTGATGAGTGCCAGCCTAAAGGGGTCCCTGAAAGAAGACGACGAAATGCGCGACACAATTGTCGAAAACACGCCGCTGCACCGGATTGCGGGGCCTAGCGAAGTGTCGGACGCGGTGCAATATCTGGCCTCGGACGCGGCGGGCTTTGTCACAGGCCAGATCATTACCGTTGATGGTGGCCGGACGCTGATTGATCCCGCCGACGTATCAGCCCACTAG
- the hemC gene encoding hydroxymethylbilane synthase: protein MTLDLPTPAAVFRIGTRGSPLALAQAHETRARLAEAFALPHEAFDIVVIKVKGDQILDKALREIDGKGLFTREIEEALLAGQIDIAVHSTKDMPVAQPAGLVMETYLPREDVRDAFVSLKYQGLSEMPEGSVVGTSSTRRRAQLAAKFPYLKVVEFRGNVQTRLGKLENGVADATFLATAGLKRLGMDDVPYHPIEVTDMLPAIAQGAIGIERRGDDMRAAEMLEAIHDTPTGLRLRAERTLLAGLDGSCETPIGGLAELGADGLRLRGEILRHDGSEVLTGDLRGAVEDGAEMGRAMAADLLGRAGPGFF from the coding sequence ATGACACTTGATTTGCCGACCCCCGCCGCCGTTTTTCGTATTGGAACCAGAGGGTCGCCGCTTGCGCTGGCGCAGGCGCATGAGACGCGCGCGCGGCTGGCAGAGGCTTTTGCGCTGCCGCATGAAGCTTTTGACATCGTGGTGATCAAGGTCAAGGGCGATCAGATTCTGGACAAGGCTTTGCGCGAAATTGACGGCAAAGGGCTGTTCACCCGCGAGATCGAAGAGGCGTTGTTGGCAGGTCAGATCGACATTGCGGTGCATTCGACCAAGGACATGCCCGTCGCTCAACCCGCGGGTCTGGTGATGGAGACTTACTTGCCGCGCGAGGATGTGCGGGATGCCTTTGTGTCACTGAAGTACCAAGGCCTGAGCGAGATGCCGGAAGGCTCGGTTGTTGGAACGTCAAGCACGCGCAGACGGGCGCAGTTGGCGGCGAAGTTTCCGTATCTGAAAGTGGTCGAGTTTCGCGGCAATGTGCAGACGCGGCTGGGCAAGCTGGAAAACGGCGTGGCGGATGCAACGTTTCTGGCGACCGCAGGGCTGAAGCGGTTGGGCATGGATGATGTGCCCTATCATCCGATTGAGGTTACCGACATGCTGCCTGCGATTGCACAGGGTGCCATTGGGATTGAGCGGCGTGGCGACGACATGCGCGCCGCCGAAATGCTCGAGGCGATCCACGACACCCCGACCGGACTGCGCTTGCGCGCAGAACGCACCCTGTTGGCGGGGCTGGACGGGTCTTGCGAGACCCCGATTGGCGGGCTGGCAGAACTGGGTGCTGATGGATTGCGGCTGCGCGGTGAAATCCTGCGCCACGATGGATCAGAGGTGTTGACCGGTGATCTGCGCGGCGCGGTTGAAGACGGCGCAGAAATGGGGCGCGCGATGGCCGCTGATTTGCTGGGGCGTGCGGGTCCGGGGTTCTTTTAG
- the hemE gene encoding uroporphyrinogen decarboxylase has translation MTKTILRALAGETLPTPPIWMMRQAGRYLPEYRATRAQAGDFLSLCYNPELAAEVTLQPIRRYGFDAAILFADILLLPQALGADLWFVTGEGPRLSTITTQAELDALKPKSDIHDTLGPVYETVKILASELPKDTTLIGFAGAPWTVATYMIAGRGTPDQGPAHALKADNRAVFEGLIDIITDATIDYLSHQIDAGAEVVKIFDSWAGSLQGQDFVDFALRPTARIVLALKARHPGIPVIAFPRGAGDKYVGTHAATGADCVALDDGVTADWAAANVQTQGCVQGNLASSHMVTGGQTLVDETRRIVDAFRKGPHIFNLGHGITPDADPKNVALMVETVRNS, from the coding sequence ATGACAAAGACAATCCTGCGCGCACTGGCGGGCGAAACCCTGCCCACCCCCCCGATCTGGATGATGCGTCAGGCGGGGCGCTACCTGCCGGAATACCGTGCCACCCGCGCACAGGCGGGTGACTTTCTGTCACTGTGCTACAACCCCGAACTCGCAGCAGAAGTGACCCTGCAACCGATCCGCCGCTATGGCTTTGACGCGGCCATCCTGTTTGCTGACATTCTTCTGCTGCCGCAGGCGCTGGGGGCTGATTTGTGGTTTGTGACCGGCGAAGGTCCGCGGCTTTCGACGATTACCACGCAGGCCGAGCTGGACGCACTCAAGCCGAAATCCGACATCCACGACACCCTTGGCCCGGTCTATGAGACAGTCAAAATTCTGGCGTCCGAACTGCCCAAGGACACGACATTGATCGGCTTCGCCGGTGCCCCCTGGACCGTGGCCACCTATATGATCGCCGGTCGCGGAACACCCGACCAGGGCCCCGCCCACGCGCTCAAGGCAGATAATCGCGCGGTCTTCGAAGGGCTGATCGACATCATCACCGACGCCACGATTGACTACCTGTCGCACCAGATCGACGCTGGTGCCGAGGTGGTCAAGATTTTCGATAGCTGGGCCGGATCTCTGCAGGGTCAAGACTTTGTCGACTTTGCACTGCGCCCCACCGCCAGGATCGTGCTGGCACTCAAGGCGCGACACCCCGGCATCCCGGTCATCGCCTTCCCGCGTGGCGCGGGCGACAAATACGTTGGCACCCATGCCGCCACCGGGGCCGACTGCGTGGCCCTTGACGATGGTGTGACGGCCGACTGGGCCGCCGCAAACGTCCAGACCCAGGGCTGTGTGCAGGGCAATCTGGCCTCTTCGCATATGGTTACCGGCGGTCAGACGCTGGTTGATGAAACCCGCCGCATCGTGGATGCCTTCCGCAAAGGCCCCCATATCTTCAACCTCGGCCACGGCATCACGCCCGATGCCGACCCCAAAAATGTCGCATTGATGGTTGAGACTGTGCGCAACAGCTGA
- a CDS encoding class I SAM-dependent methyltransferase, with amino-acid sequence MASVSRLRTAIDDGLLVLPDGPVTVMRPPVEYDLAVLKAHDVRLMHSRYTAHAAATQAGYDVGTALAPCRTAIVVVPRAKALARAMVAEAADKADLVVIDGAKTDGVDSLWTATRKVLGPLPSVTKDHGRIFWFEKTNAFADWAAPPPAKGDHGFFTTAGVFSDGGVDKGSALLAAELPAKLPRRMADLGAGWGYLTDAVLQRDGVSSIDLIEDEALALDCARMNVSDPRAQFHWADATRFLPDAPFDGIVMNPPFHTGRKGDTGLGQAFIAQAAKMLTPQGKLWMVANRHLPYEATLDAAFRHVAELPVSGGFKIFHATRPRR; translated from the coding sequence ATGGCTTCTGTTTCACGCCTGCGCACTGCCATTGACGATGGCCTGCTTGTCCTGCCCGATGGGCCGGTCACGGTGATGCGTCCGCCGGTCGAGTATGATCTGGCCGTGTTGAAGGCCCATGACGTCCGCTTAATGCACAGCCGATACACAGCCCATGCCGCCGCGACGCAGGCGGGCTATGACGTTGGCACAGCACTTGCCCCATGCCGCACGGCGATTGTGGTGGTGCCACGGGCCAAGGCGCTGGCGCGCGCGATGGTGGCCGAGGCCGCGGACAAGGCTGATCTGGTGGTGATCGACGGGGCCAAGACCGATGGGGTCGACAGCCTGTGGACCGCCACGCGCAAAGTGCTTGGTCCGTTGCCCAGCGTGACCAAGGATCACGGGCGCATCTTCTGGTTTGAAAAGACAAATGCCTTCGCTGATTGGGCCGCACCGCCACCTGCCAAGGGCGACCATGGTTTCTTTACCACTGCCGGGGTGTTTTCGGACGGTGGTGTCGACAAGGGCTCGGCCCTTCTGGCTGCGGAATTGCCGGCCAAACTGCCCAGACGCATGGCGGATCTGGGCGCCGGTTGGGGGTATCTGACGGATGCGGTTTTGCAGCGCGACGGCGTCAGCAGCATTGACCTGATCGAGGATGAGGCGCTGGCGCTGGACTGCGCCCGGATGAATGTCAGCGACCCACGCGCGCAGTTCCATTGGGCGGACGCAACGCGGTTTTTGCCGGACGCGCCCTTTGATGGGATCGTCATGAACCCGCCGTTTCACACCGGCCGCAAGGGCGACACGGGCCTGGGGCAGGCCTTTATTGCGCAGGCTGCCAAGATGCTGACGCCGCAGGGTAAGCTGTGGATGGTGGCGAACCGCCATCTGCCTTACGAGGCGACGCTGGACGCCGCGTTCCGACATGTCGCGGAATTGCCGGTTTCAGGCGGCTTCAAGATTTTCCACGCCACACGGCCCCGACGCTGA
- a CDS encoding cytochrome d ubiquinol oxidase subunit II, with protein MDMFGDPAQWLPFTFAGLMGASILIYVILDGYDLGVGILFPFADDAEKDRMIASIGPFWDANETWLVLAVGLLLVAFPAAHGEILTALYLPVAVMLIGLIMRGVAFEFRAKAPASYKPLWNNVFFSGSLMTALAQGFMLGMYVMGLDYTWGHFAFALLTAVFLTVGYSFIGATWVIYKTDEHLQRKAISWAKGGIWGLVLGIGAISLATPYVSPRIFDKWFSFPQILWLAPLPILSGALVLGLWTMLRRMPFAGDRMSWLPFATASALWSLAYGGMAYSFYPYVVPDKLTIYDSASAPESLWIILLGTCVVLPTIAAYTFLAYYIFRGKATELRYD; from the coding sequence ATGGATATGTTCGGTGATCCCGCCCAATGGCTACCCTTCACCTTTGCAGGGCTGATGGGTGCGTCCATCCTGATCTACGTGATCCTTGATGGCTATGACCTTGGCGTCGGCATCCTGTTCCCCTTTGCCGATGACGCGGAAAAGGACCGCATGATCGCCTCGATCGGGCCATTCTGGGATGCCAATGAAACCTGGCTGGTGCTGGCGGTGGGGCTGCTTCTGGTGGCCTTCCCTGCAGCGCATGGCGAAATCCTGACTGCACTCTACCTGCCCGTTGCGGTGATGCTGATCGGGCTGATTATGCGCGGTGTGGCGTTTGAATTCCGCGCCAAGGCCCCCGCCTCCTACAAACCCTTGTGGAACAACGTTTTCTTTTCAGGCTCGTTGATGACGGCGCTGGCACAGGGGTTCATGCTGGGCATGTATGTCATGGGCCTCGATTACACTTGGGGCCACTTTGCCTTTGCGCTGCTCACAGCCGTCTTCCTGACCGTCGGCTACAGTTTCATCGGGGCCACTTGGGTGATCTACAAGACCGATGAGCATCTGCAGCGCAAGGCGATCAGCTGGGCCAAGGGCGGCATCTGGGGGTTGGTGCTGGGCATCGGTGCCATCTCTCTGGCGACGCCCTATGTCTCGCCGCGCATCTTCGACAAATGGTTCAGCTTTCCGCAGATCCTGTGGCTGGCACCGCTGCCGATCCTATCGGGCGCTTTGGTGCTTGGCTTGTGGACGATGCTGCGCCGGATGCCATTCGCGGGCGACCGGATGTCATGGCTGCCGTTCGCGACGGCCTCGGCCTTGTGGTCGTTGGCTTATGGCGGCATGGCCTACAGCTTTTACCCCTATGTCGTGCCCGACAAGCTAACGATCTACGACAGCGCCAGCGCACCTGAAAGCCTGTGGATCATCCTGCTTGGCACCTGCGTCGTGCTGCCGACAATCGCGGCCTATACCTTCTTGGCGTATTACATCTTCCGCGGCAAAGCGACGGAGTTGCGGTATGACTAA
- a CDS encoding D-alanyl-D-alanine carboxypeptidase family protein, which translates to MAPLRTVAAPYAAMVMDARTGEVLHSRNADTRLHPASLTKMMTLYVAFQAIQRGEIGLDTEVTISRLAASEPPSKLGLRAGQKIKLRYLLRAAAVKSANDAATAIGVAISGSESAFATRMNRTARAMGMTNTTFHNAHGLTQNGHLSTARDMSILGRHVIYDFPQYYNLFSRRTADAGIKRVSHTNTRWLNAYEGADGIKTGYTRAAGFNLVASAQRGQQRVIATVFGGRSTATRNAKITELMDLGFARAPNSATLRRPDVPAAPEPSQELVAGNSTAATNGGAGKTIRVTGVIRTSLRPVSRPVREADPVLTATVEDMIDSAVAEAIDADAITSVLEEAVQTSAVTTSAVVAPQARPTEEVTLAAAPAARPAAILPSPAPQPEIVTRISTSGGRHWGVNVGRYGSRYEAERVLLKVALNEMSSLDGALRRVVQRSGGFDANFMGLTREGADLACRRLQARGTTCFMLGSE; encoded by the coding sequence ATGGCTCCATTGCGCACGGTCGCAGCACCCTATGCCGCGATGGTGATGGATGCCCGCACCGGCGAGGTGCTGCATTCGCGCAATGCCGACACCCGGCTGCATCCGGCATCACTGACCAAAATGATGACGCTTTATGTGGCCTTCCAAGCTATTCAGCGCGGCGAGATCGGGTTGGACACAGAGGTGACGATCTCTCGACTGGCGGCCTCTGAACCGCCTTCAAAACTGGGCCTGCGTGCGGGCCAGAAAATCAAGCTGCGCTACCTTTTGCGCGCGGCAGCCGTCAAATCCGCCAATGACGCGGCCACCGCCATTGGTGTTGCAATCTCGGGCTCTGAAAGCGCATTTGCCACGCGGATGAACCGCACCGCGCGGGCGATGGGTATGACCAACACCACGTTCCACAACGCCCACGGGCTGACGCAAAACGGGCACCTGTCAACTGCGCGCGATATGTCGATCCTCGGGCGGCACGTGATTTATGATTTCCCGCAGTACTATAACCTTTTCTCGCGCCGCACAGCGGACGCGGGCATCAAGCGCGTGTCGCATACCAACACCCGCTGGCTGAACGCCTATGAAGGTGCTGACGGGATCAAAACCGGCTACACGCGCGCTGCCGGGTTCAACCTTGTGGCCTCGGCCCAGCGCGGCCAGCAGCGCGTGATTGCTACGGTATTTGGGGGCCGCTCGACCGCGACGCGTAACGCCAAGATCACCGAACTGATGGACCTCGGCTTTGCCCGCGCGCCCAATTCCGCGACCCTGCGTCGCCCCGATGTGCCCGCAGCACCCGAACCGTCTCAGGAACTTGTGGCAGGCAATAGCACCGCCGCCACCAACGGCGGCGCAGGCAAGACGATCCGTGTGACCGGCGTCATACGCACCAGTCTGCGCCCGGTCAGCCGCCCGGTCAGAGAAGCTGATCCAGTGCTGACCGCGACCGTTGAAGACATGATTGATTCAGCCGTGGCAGAGGCGATTGATGCCGACGCTATCACATCCGTGCTGGAAGAAGCTGTGCAAACCTCGGCCGTGACAACCTCTGCCGTTGTGGCACCACAGGCCCGCCCCACGGAAGAAGTGACGCTGGCCGCAGCCCCTGCAGCACGTCCCGCCGCCATCCTGCCCAGTCCCGCCCCGCAGCCAGAGATTGTTACCCGTATCTCCACCTCTGGTGGGCGACACTGGGGCGTGAACGTCGGGCGCTATGGCTCCCGGTATGAAGCAGAGCGTGTGTTGCTCAAGGTCGCCTTGAACGAGATGTCATCGCTTGATGGTGCGTTACGCCGCGTGGTGCAGCGCTCTGGCGGGTTTGATGCCAACTTTATGGGGCTGACCCGCGAAGGCGCTGATCTGGCCTGCCGCAGGCTTCAGGCGCGCGGAACAACCTGCTTCATGCTGGGTTCGGAATAG